GTGGTCGCCGTGCCACCAGCGGACCGGCACCGTCACCTCGTCGAGCCGGAAGCCCCAGTCGCGGGCGAAGACGATCACGTCGTTGAACGGCGCCGCGAGCTGCTTGCGACTGCCGTTGAGCAGGTCGTCGAGGAACATCGCCTTGAATTCCGGCCGGGTGAGCAGATGACGGTCAGCTTCGGGCGAGAGCAGCGCGTAGACGTCGAGCGCCGGGGACGCGATCGGGCGGGCGGCCCGGATCATCAGGCTCGCCCCGAGCCGCAGCGGATTACCGCCCAGCTTCAGCAGCGGCGCGACCCGCAACCCGAGGTTCATCAGGCCGCCGCTGATCGCATCGGGCCCCTGGGTCGGCGCCACACCGCCGAGCACACCCGCCGCCACCACCCGGTCAGCCAGTCCGGCGGCGCACGCGAGGGCATACGGGCCCCCGCCGGACAGTCCGACGACGGCCATCTTGTCGATGCCCAGGGTGTCGGCGATGGCGCGCAGGTCATCGGCGAAGGCGGAGACGGCCTCGTACTGATACGGGGTCGACGAGCCGATACCGGGCCGGTCGACGCCGATCAGACGGACGTTGTGGTGGTCGGCGTAGACGCGGGCCTCGGTCGGGATCTGCCGGCGTGCGCCGGGTGTGCCGTGCAGCCAGAAAACCGCGCGCCCCTGCGGCGCGCCGAATTCGGCGAAGCCGATCTGCCGGTCCTCTCCGACGGCGATGCTTCCTTCGATCTTGGGACGGGCGATCGCGACAACCATGCCGTGCAGCTTGTCATGCGGACGGGCCGCGATGCACGCCTTTCGCGACGTTTCGGAACGTGATATCCGATACACTCCCGCATCGGATCGTGAATTTGCGCAGCTCAGAGGCGGTCAGTCGTTGGCCAGGTAAATGACGCGGTACCACCGCCGCGGTGGCTGCAGGCTGGAATCCGACTCGTCCAGCGGGGTGGCCGCCGCCAGCCGGATGTCCGTCAGCTGCGGGTTCTGCATGCGGATGTAGTCCTCCAGCTGGGCATCCCGCGCGTCCTCGCCGAGCGCACTGTCCGCGACGGCTCGGCCCTCGCACCTCTTCCACGTCACCCAGTCACGGTAGATCGGCTTCGCGACGGTCGATCGCCGACCGTGAAACTGGCTTCACGCTCGGCGACCACTGTGAAGCTGGCTTCACGCTGGGCGACAGGCACCTCAGCCGCCGAGCACCCGCTCGCCGATCACCCGTCGCTCCCGCAGGGCGGCCAGGTCGTCGTCGGACAGGCCCAGGCTGCGCAGGATCTCGTCGTTGTGCCGGCCCAACGTCGGCGCCCCGCTGCGGTGGTGCCGCGCCGGGCCGGGAGTGATGCGGAACGGCCAGCCGGGATATCGCCGCGGCCCGGTGACCGGGTGGGTGAACTCTTCGTAGAACCGCCGGGCGTCGAGTTGGGCGAAGTCGTACATCCGGTCGCCGGTGGCCAGCTGCTCGGCCGGGATGCCTTGCACCCGAAGCCCTTCGACGACGGCAGTGGCGCTCTGGGTGCGGGTCCAGCCGGCGACGAGCTCGTCGAACGTGTCGTGGTCGAGCGTGCCCTCATCGGGCAGCGACAGCGCGACCCACACGTCCTCGTCGACCGTCGGGTACACGCCCTGCAGGTAGCCGCTCATCCGGTTACCCGAACGAGGCCGGACGATGCCGTTCATCGAATACTCGATGACGGGTTCGGCGGTGACGCAGGCGGCGACCTCGATCTGGGCGATCTCGATCAGCTGGCCCTCGCCGGTGCGCCGGCGGTGCTCGAGAGCGGCCAGCAGCGCTACCGCGGCGTGCACACCGACGACGGGATCGGCCGGCCCCTGCAGGTTGCACGGCGGACCGTCGGGATAGCCCGTGGCAGCGGTCATCCCGGAGGTCTGTTCGATGTTGAGCGCCCACCCGACGTAGTCGCGCCAGGGCCCTTCCAGCCCGAAGCCGGGCATCCGCACCGCGATCACGTCCGGCTTGATCGCGAGCAGCGACTCGTAGTCCAGACCGAACTGTTCCACCACGCGCGGGGAGAAGTTCTCCACGACGACGTCGGCGTCCGCGGCCAACCGGCGCGCGATGTCGCGTCCGCGCTCAGAGGTGAGGTCCAGGGTGAGGTCTTTCTTGTTGAGGTTGGTCGCCTGCCACAGGGCGCTGCGCTCGTACCAGTCCTCGCCTTCGAAGGGATAGGCGCCCGAGTACCGGTGCCCGTCGGGGCGCTGGATCGACTCGACCTTGACGATGTCGGCGCCGAAGGCACCCAGGTAGCAGGTCAGGTAGGCGCCGGCCCAGAAGGTGCTCAGATCCAGCACCCGCAGTCCGGCAAACGGCATCGAACCCGTTGCCGGTGACCAGGATTCGGCACGGCCGGACCACCGGTCCCGGTCTCCGGGCCGCGGCGCCGGCCGTGGTTGTGCGGCAGGGGTTTTCGACATCCGGAACGGCGCGCCGGGACGCCGGAAACCGCCACTCTCGATGAAGAAGCCGCGCTTGGCGTACTGCGGGCAGTCCAGCACGGTGGCGCCGTCGTTGACCGGTGCGGCCGGGATACGCATCGCCTGACACAGCTCGACGGTGTCGGCGACGGTGCGCTCCACCAGCAGCGGCTCGGCCGCGGCGAAAAACTCGGCGCGTTCGGGACCGCCGAGCATGATCGCGATCTGGTGCTCGCCGTACTCGGGCAACCCGAGCATCGCGCACACATCGAGCCAGTGCTGCCCGGTCAGGCAGTTGATTCCCACCCACCCGTCGGCAGCCCGCACCACGCCCAGCATCGGTGCGGACCGGACATTCGGCGGTAGCCCCAGACTGCGCATCCGCTCGGACATCAGCATCGGGTACGGCAGCGTCGACAACAGCGACTCGAACTCGGACACGTCGACCACGCGGCCCGAGTCGTCGAGCCGTAAGGCCGTCAACGCGCCCAGCGCGGCGTAGGCGCCCGCGACGTACTCCGATATCCGGGCGCCGGCCTGTACCGGCGGGCGCTGCGGGTCGCGCGCACTGATCCAGCCGGACACCGCCTGCATGGTCAGCGGGGTGGCCGCCCGGTCCCGCCACGGCCCGGTCTGCCCGAACGGAGAAATGCTGACCTGCAGCAGGTTTGACGCCGTCAGTCCGGATGCCCGCAGCATGCCGGGCGCCAGGTTCTCGATCAGCACATGCGCGCCGGCGAGCAGCTCGCGGGCGGCCTCCTGTCCGTCCGGTGCTGTCAGATCCAGTGTCGCGCCGCGTTTGCCGGCGTTGAGGTACTCGAACAGGCCGCCTTGTTCGCCCGCCGCGCCGCCCGGGAACGGTCCCCAGCGACGCAGCGGATCACCCTCTGGCGGTTCGATTTTGATGACCTCGGCACCGAGGTCGACGAAAAGCTTTGCGGCGTAAGGCCCGGAGATTCCGGTGGCGATCTCGACGACGTGGAGCCCCGTGAGGGGTCCACTCACGCGGGAACCCCGATCGCCATCTGCTCCATGTACTGATACACCCCGCCGAGGCCGCCGCCCTCCCGGCCCAGACCACTGAGCTTGAAGCCGCCGAACGGCGCGGCACCGGGCCCGCACCCGTTGACCGCGACCTGCCCGGTCCGGATGCGGCGGGCGACACCGACCGCGCGATCCACGTCACCACCCCACACCGACCCGGACAGGCCGTAACTCGAGTTGTTGGCGATGGCGACCGCGTCGTCGTCGTCGCGGTAGCGCAGCACGCTCAGGACGGGGCCGAACACTTCTTCCTGGGCGATCACGGAGTCCGGCTGGACGCCGGTGAGGATGGTCGGCTCGAAGTAGAAGCCGGTGTCCAGTCCGGCCGGCCGGCCGCCGCCGGTGGCCAGCGTGGCGCCATCCCGCAGGGCCGCTGCGACGTGTGCCTCCACTCGGCCCCGCTGTGCGTCGCTGATCAATGGGCCCATCTGCACGTCGAGGTCGGTGGGGTCCCCGACCTGCACGGCCCGGGCCAACGCGACCAGCCGTTCGACGACGTCGTCGTGCAGCGAATCGGGCACCAACAGCCTGCTCTGCAGGATGCAGGCCTGCCCGGAATGCATTGAGCAACAGTCGAACAGCATCTGCTGCAGCATGTCGTCGGTGATCTCGGCGTCGTCGAGAACGATGCACGCGGACTTGCCACCGAGTTCCAGTAGCAGCCGCTTCATCGAGTCCCCGGCTGCGGACATGACCTGGCGGCCCACGACGGTGCTGCCGGTGAAGCTGACCATGTCTATCCGCGGATCGGTGGTGAGAAGTTGGGCCGCCTCGATTCCCGAGGGGGTGACGACATTGATCACTCCGGGTGGAAAGTCGGTGTGTTCGTCGATGATTCGCGCGAGGGCCAGGCCGGCCAGCGGTGTGAGTGGTGACGGCTTGAGGACGACGGTGTTGCCCGCGGTCAGCGCGTGGTTGAGCTTCATGACGTTGAGCAGGTGCGGGAAGTTCCATGGCGTCAGGACCGATACGACGCCGAGTGGCACGCGGCGCAGGACCGTCTTTCCGGCGCCGATCCCGGTGACCGTCTCATCGGCCAATTGGGTGGCGAGCTGGGCGGCGTGCATGGACATGAACGCGGCACCGTCGATCTGCATCATGCGTTCGTTGGCGGTGCAGCCCCATTCCACCTGGGACAGCGCGAAGAAGTCGTCGGCATATTTCAGCAGCGCGTCGCCGAGCTGGCTGAGGCAGTTCCCGCGCTGCTCCGCGTTCATGGTGGCCCACGGGCCGTCGTCGAATGCCCGGCGCGCGGCGTCGACCGCGTCACTGACCTGCCCGACGCTCGCGTCCGGCGCGGTGGCGATGACCTGTTCCGTGGACGGCGAGATGTCGTCGTAGCGGCCGTCTTCGGGTTCCACCCAACGGCCGTCGATGTAGAGCTGATAGGTGTCGATCAGTCCGGTGGGCGGTAGTTCGGCCATCTGCTTCCTCACCCCAAATGTCGGTCATCTATCAACCTGGTGTACACCCGCCACGACTCGCGGTCAATCATCCGGGCGATGAATTACGCGGTATTTCAATGCGTTGACGGTGTGTTGACATCGGTACGCGTCCCAGAGTAGACACGATCCACAGGACACTTCATAGCAATGTGTCGGATGGCAGGAGGCTCGCCGTGCTCACCGATGCTCCGCTGCACTCCCCCGATTTCTATGCCGGTGACCCTTATCCGGCGTACCGGGAGCTGCGCGCGACCTCGCCCGTGCACTGGAACGACGTCACCAAGTTCTGGGCCCTGCTGAAGTATGAGGACATCCGTTACGTCTCGAGCAACCCGGCGTTGTTCACCTCGACCAAGGGCATCTCGATACCGGATCCGAACGTGCCGAATCCGGTGCAGGAGGGCAACCTCATCTTCACGGACCCGCCGCGACACCGGCAGATGCGCAAGCTGATCAACTCGGGATTCACCCGGCGGCGCGTCGCGGTACTCGAACCGAAGATCCGCGAAATTGTGCGCGGCATCCTGGATCAGGTGGAACCCGGCTCCGTGCACGAGTTCGCCGAAGAGCTCGCGGCCCCGCTGCCCACCCGGATGATCGCCGAGCTGATCGGCGCCCCGGCAGAGGACTGGGAGCAATTCCGCGCCTGGTCGGATGCCGCCACCGGCACGGCTGATCCCGAGATCGAACTTGACGCCTTCGTGGCCATCGGTCAGCTGTTCGAATACTTTCAGAAGCTCATCGCCGTACGCCGGGTCGAACCGCGCGATGACCTGCTGTCGGTACTGGCCGAAGCCGAGATCGACGAACACCGACTCACCGACGAAGACCTGCTGAATTTCTCGTTCCTGCTCCTCGTCGCCGGAAACGAAACCACCCGCAACCTGATCGCCCTGGGCACCCTCGCGTTGATCGGGCACCCCGACCAATGCCGATTGCTGATCGAGGATCCGACGCTGATTCCCGGCGCGGTGGAGGAGATGCTGCGCTGGACCAGCCCGGTGGTCAGCATGTCGCGGGTGGCGACCGCCGATACCGAGATTCGCGGCCAGGCGATCCGCGAGGGCGAGGTGGTCACCATGCTCTACGGGTCGGCCAACCGCGACGAAGACGTCTTCGGCGCCGACTCCGAGGACTTCAAGGTGACGCGTCACCCCAACCCGCACATCGCGTTCGGGTGCGGCGAACACTCCTGCATCGGAGCGCAATTGGCGCGGCTGGAAGCGACGGTGTTCTTCCAGGAGTTGCTGACCCGGTTTCCCCGGCTCGAACTGGTCGGCGACGTCGACCGGATGAAGGCCACCATGGTGCCCGGGGTCAAGCGGATGCCCGTTCGGCTGGGGGTTTGAGCCGGTGCACCTCGAGTACACCCCCGAACAGGAGCAGTTGCGCGCGGAGATGCGCGCCACTCTGGAACGGGTGATGACGCCCGAACGCCTGGCGGCCATCGGCGACAACATCGAGGGCGGTCCCGCGGTGCGCGACACCGTCCGCGCGCTGGCGCAGGCCGATCTGCTCGGGGTCGGGTGGCCCAAAGAATATGGCGGACGCGGCTTTTCGGCGATCGAGCAATTCATCTTCTCCGAAGAGGCCCGCCGGGTGGGCGCGCCGATCCCGCTGGTGACGCTCAACACGGTGGGCCCGACGCTGATGCAGCAAGGTACCGAGGAACAGAAACAACGGTTCCTGCCGGCCATCCTGGACGGCAGCGTCGAGTTCGCCATCGGCTATTCCGAACCGGGAGCCGGCAGCGATCTCGCGTCGATCCGCACCACCGCCGTCCGCGACGGTGACGAGTACGTGATCAACGGCCAGAAGATGTTCACCAGCGGCGCCGCCTATGCCGACTACATCTGGCTCGCGGTCCGCACCGACCCGAATGTCAAGAAGCATAAAGGCATTTCGATCCTCATCGTGCCCACTTCGTCGCCGGGATTCTCCTGGCAACCCTTGCACACCATGCCCGGCATCTCCACCTTCTACACGTTCTACGACAACGTCCGGGTCCCGGTCAGCGCCCTCGTCGGCGAAGAGAACCAAGGGTGGCAGCTGATCACCACCCAGCTCAACTTCGAACGCGCCGCGCTGGGCAACCTCGGCGCGCTGGAGCCGCTGTTCGAAAAGACCCTGCGGTGGGCCACCGACACCGAACTCGACGGAGCCAGGGTGATCGACCAGCCCTGGGTGCAACAGGCATTGGCCCGGGTCGAAGCCCAGGTCGCCGCCTACAAACTGGTCAACCTGCGGGTGAACGCGGCCATGACCAAGGGTGTGCTGAATATGGGGGAGGCATCGGCGGCCAAAGTGTTCGGCACCGAGCTCACCCAGCAGGTCGCGCGGCAACTGCTGGAAGTGTTGGACGGCAACGGCATTCGTCGCGGCGCCCAGGCACCGCTGCGGGGTGCGCTGGAATCCGCGTACCGGCAGGCGGTCATCAACACGTTCGGTGGCGGCGCCAATGAAATTCAGCGTGACATCATCGCCATGGCCGGCCTGGGTATGCCGCGGGCCCCGCGTGATCTTCGAGCAACCGAGAAGTCAGGAGGAACTCAGTGACAGACGCTGAGCTACAAGCCAAGGTGCGGGCCCTGGTCGGCCAGCCCACTGGCGGCACCGGTAAGCCTCAGCTGGCGCCCGATCCGGTCAATCAGCCGATGATCCGGCACTGGGCGTATGCGCTCGCTGACTTCAATCCGGTCTACCTCGACCCGGATTTCGCGGCGACGTCGCGGTTCGGTGGCATCGTGTCGCCGCCGGTCATGCTGCAGACCTGGATCATGCCTTCCCCGAAGCTGGAGGGGATCGGGGATCGTGGCGGCGCCCCGATGGAGATCAAGTCCAATCCAACGGCTTTCCTGGACGAGGCCGGTTACACCAGCACGGTGGCCACCAACTCCGAATTCGAGATCGAACGTTATCCGCGGTTGGGCGACGTGATCAGTTCTACGGCGGTGTACGAGTCGGTCTCCGACGAGAAGACGACGGCGCTGGGCACCGGCTTCTTCCTCACCTGGCTGACCACCTACACCGACCAGCACGGTGAAGTGCTGGGACGGCAGCGCTTCCGGGTCCTCCGATTCAAGCCGGCCAACTGATGGCCACCCGTCTGCCGCCGACGATCAGCGCGGACACCGAGTTCTTCTGGAACGGGTTGCGGGACAACAAGTTGCTGATCCAGCGCTGCAAAGGCTGCGGCACCCTGCGCCACCCGCCGCGGCCGATGTGTCCGCACTGCCGCTCGCTGGAATGGGAGGCGGTCGAGTCGTCCGGCCGCGGCATCGTCTACAGCTATGTGATGCCGCACGAGCCCAAATTCCCGTTCTTCGAGTACCCCTACGTGGTCGCGCTGGTGGAACTCGAGGAGGGCATCCGGGTGGTGTCCAACCTGACCGACATCGATCCCGCCGACGTCACCGTCGGCATGCCCGTCGAGGTCTACTTCCAGAGTTTCGACGCGGCGGGCGAAGACCTGGTGCTGCACCAGTTCCGGCCGAGCGGCTAGCCATGGACTTCACCTTCACCGAAGAACAGGAAACGATCGCCAAGCTCGCCCGCGAGTTGTTCGAGCGTCGCGCCACCCCGGACCGGTTGGCCGAACTGGAAACCGGCGTCCGCTACGACGAGGCGCTTTGGAAGGAGCTGGCCGCCGTCGACCTGCTCGGCACCGCGCTGCCGGAATCTGTGGGCGGCAACGGCGGCGGCTTCGTGGAACTCGGGGTGCTGCTGGCCGAGGTCGGGTGGGGCGTGGCGGCGGTGCCGGCCTATGCGACCCTGGCGCTCGGTGCTGATCCCATTGCGCGGCTTGGCAATCCGGAGCAGCAGCACAGGTACCTCCCCGGCGTGGTGACCGGAGACCTTATCCTCACCGCGGGGCTGGCCGAACCAGGCCGCTCCGATCCGCGGTCTCCCGCCACCACCGCGCGGCGCGATGGCACGAATTGGCGCCTGGACGGCGCGAAGGAACTGGTGCCCGCCGCACAACTGGCCGACATCCTGCTGATTCCGGCCACGACAGAGGACGGCGAGGCAGCGATCTTCCTACTGGCGGCCGAGGCCGACGGTGTCGACATACGTCCGGTGCCGACCACCAGCCGCGAGCCACACGCCGACGTATTCCTGGCCGGCGCAGCGGTTTCCGGGCAGGACCGGCTCGATGGTGACATCGGGTCGCTCTACACCCGCGCCCTGGTCGCCCTGTGCGCCATTCAGCTCGGCGTCGTCGACCGGGCCCTGCACATCGCCGCCGGCTATACCAGCGAACGTGAGCAGTTCGGCCGGCCGATCGGCAGTTTTCAGGCCGTGCAGCAACGGATGGCCGACGCCTTCATCGATGTCGAGGCGATCCGGTGGACCACCTGGCATGCGGCGTGGCTCCTCGCCAACGGGCGTCCGGCCGACCGTGCGGCCCGGATCGCCAAATTCTGGGCGGCCGAAGCAGGCGCCCGGGTGGCCGCCACCGCCCAGCATGTGCACGGCGGCATCGGGATCGACACCACGTATCCCCTGCACCGCTATTTCCTGTGGGCCAAACACAACGAGCTCACCCTCGGCCCGGCGTCCCAGCAGCTTGCCCACCTGGGCGCGACGTATGGCGCGACGTATTCGGAAGGACCCGCATGACCACCACCGACAGCCGCACCAGCACTCTGAGATGGCAGGACATTTCCGAGGGCGACGAAGTCACCCCGATGGAAATCCCCATCACCACAACGATGATCGTCGCCGGCGCGATCGCCTCCCGGGACTTCATGCCCGTGCATCACGACCGCGACTACGCCAATAAGCAGGGGTCGCCGAACCTGTTCATGAACATCCTGACCAGCAACGGCTACTGCGTGCGGTTCCTCACCGACTGGGCCGGACCCGAGGCGATGGTCAAGAAGTTGTCGATTCGCCTTGGCGTGCCGTGCTTTCCGGATGACGCGCTGCGCTTCACCGGGACGGTGACCGGGAAAACCGAAGGGGCGGATGGCGAGAACTTCGTCGAAGTGACGTTCCAGGCCGCCAACAGCCTGGGCAACCACGTCTCCGGAACCGCGGTGGTCAGCCTGCTCGACGGGGCCGCCTGATGAGCAGTACTTTGCCGGGCGCGGCCGCCATCGTAGGAATCGGCCAGACCGAGTTCTCCAAGGAATCCGGGCGCAGCGAAATGCAATTGGCGTGCGAAGCGGTCAGCGCCGCGCTCGACGACGCCGGGCTGGCACCCAGCGATGTCGACGGCATGGTCACCTTCACCATGGACTCGAGCGACGAGATCGACATCGCCCGCAACGTCGGCATCGGCGACCTCAGCTTCTTCAGCCGCGTCCACCACGGCGGCGGCGCGGCGGCGGGCACCGTCGTCCATGCCGCGATGGCCGTCGCCACCGGCGTCGCCGACGTGGTGGTGTGCTGGCGTGCCTTCAACGAGCGCTCGGGTTTCCGCTTCGGCGGCAGCGGACGCACCGACCTCGGGACTCCGTTGTTCATGGCGCATTACGCGCCGTTCGGATTGCTCACCCCGGCGGCGTGGGTGGCGATGCACGCACAGCGGTACATGTCTACCTACGGGGTCACCAACGAGGACTTCGGCCGCATCGCTGTAGTCGACCGGGCGCACGCCGCCCGCAACCCCGACGCGTGGTTCTATGAACGCCCGATCACCCTTGAGGACCACCAGAATTCGCGCTGGATCATCGAACCGGTGCTGCGCCTGCTGGACTGCTGCCAGGAGAGCGACGGCGGCGTCGCGATGGTGATCACCAGTGCCGAACGCGCAAAGGACCTGCGCCAGCCACCGGCCGTCATCACCGCTGCGGCGCAGGGCGCCGCCGCCAACGGCGAGATGATGACGAGTTACTACCGGAACGACATCACCGGACTCCCCGAGATGGGCGTCGTCGCCGAGCGGCTATGGCGCGATTCGGGTCTCAAACCGGCCGACATCCAAACCGCCTTCATCTACGACCATTTCACCCCGTTCGTGTTCACCCAACTGGAAGAACTCGGCTTCTGCGGCCGCGGCGAGGCCAAGGATTTCGCCACCATCGAAAGGCTCTCACTGGGTGGGGAATTCCCGATCAACACCAACGGCGGACTGCTCGGCGAGGCGTACATCCACGGCATGAACGGCATCACCGAAGGCGTTCGGCAGATCCGCGGCACCTCCTACAACCAGGTGCAGAATGTCGAACACGTGCTCGTCACCTCAGGTACCGGGGTGCCCACCAGCGGCCTGATCCTCGCCGGCGCCGACTAGGTGCGGTCATGACCCAGGCGAGCACTTCGGCTCCGGGGACCGATACCCGGGAGGTCATTCTCGACGCCGCATACGCCTGTTTCCGCAAGCAAGGGTTGCTCAAGACGACGATCGTGGACATCGCCAGGGAGGCCAATATCTCCCGCAGCACGATCTACGAGTATTTCCGGGACAAGGGCGCCATCCTGGAAGCCTGCGCCGAGCACGCCTCGGAGCAGTTCTACCGGGAGATGTCGCGGGCGATGGCCCGCGGCGGATCGTTGGAGGAAAAGCTCTCCAACGCAGCGGTGTTCGTCACCCAGGCCCGGCGCGCCATCGCCTCCGAGGAGTACTTCGACGAAGACGCGATCAGCCTGCTGCTGACCAAGGACGCGGCCGTGCTACTGCGCGAATGCATCGACTTCTTCGCGCCGTACTTCTCGGCCGCCAAGCTCACCGGGGAAGTGCGCAAGGATCTCGACGTCGAGTCGGCCGGTGAATGGTTCGCGCGAATTCTGTTCTCGCTGTTCAGCACCGCGTCGCCGATACGTGACATGGACGATCCCGGCGTGGTCGCTGAATTCGTCAGCGCGTTCGCGGTGCGCGGCTTCGCCGGTGACCGGCCGGTGCGCGGGTCGCTGCGAGCCCGCTGAAAGTGCTCGGCCGAGTGTGCGCACACTGCTTTCAGAGTGCGACCACTTGAGTCAGATCGCGCGTGCGGTAGCCGCACACTCGACAATGGCGTCCTCAACGCGCCGACAGCGCCCGTAGGAAGAAGCCCAGGTTCGCCGGCCGCTCGGCCAACCGCCGCATGAAGTAGCCGTACCACTGGGTGCCGAACGGCACATAGACCCGCACCTGGTTGCCGGCGGAAACCAACCGCCGCTGTTCGTCATCCCGGATCCCGTACAGCATCTGGTATTCGAAATCGTCGCCGTCACGGCCTGATTCGCGAGCCAAACCGGCTACCGCATCGATGATCGCCGGGTCATGTGAGGCCACCATCGGATACCCGCGGCCGGCCATAAGCACCCGCAGACATCGCAGATAGGAGTCGGTGACATCGGCGGCAGCCCGATAGGCCACCGAAGCCGGTTCGTCATACGCGCCCTTGCACAACCGGATCCGTGCTCCCACCGACGCCAACTCAGCGCAGTCACCATGTGTGCGTCGTAGATAGGCCTGCAACACCGTCCCCAGCCAGGGAAAGTCGACCCGCAGGTCACCCGAGATCGACAGCGTCGAATCGGTGGTGGTGTGATCCTCGGCGTCCACGGTGACCCACGCGCCGACCGCCTCGGCCCGCTCGCAGATGGTGCGGGCATTGTCCAGCGCGATCTTCTGGCCGTCGCGGTCCAGCGACTGCCCCAGCGCCGACAGTTTGAGCGACACCTCCAGTGGGCGTACCCCGTCGAACGCGCAGTCGTCGCGGCGTCCCAGCGCGTCGAGCAGATCGAGGTAAGCCTGCACGGTGGCCGCGGCGTCGTCGGCGTCGACGACGTTTTCGCCCAGGCAATCAATGCTGAT
This genomic stretch from Mycobacterium paragordonae harbors:
- a CDS encoding alpha/beta fold hydrolase, encoding MVVAIARPKIEGSIAVGEDRQIGFAEFGAPQGRAVFWLHGTPGARRQIPTEARVYADHHNVRLIGVDRPGIGSSTPYQYEAVSAFADDLRAIADTLGIDKMAVVGLSGGGPYALACAAGLADRVVAAGVLGGVAPTQGPDAISGGLMNLGLRVAPLLKLGGNPLRLGASLMIRAARPIASPALDVYALLSPEADRHLLTRPEFKAMFLDDLLNGSRKQLAAPFNDVIVFARDWGFRLDEVTVPVRWWHGDHDHIIPFFHGEHVVSRLPNAELFHLPGESHLAGLGRGEEILATLMKVWDEEA
- a CDS encoding CaiB/BaiF CoA transferase family protein → MSGPLTGLHVVEIATGISGPYAAKLFVDLGAEVIKIEPPEGDPLRRWGPFPGGAAGEQGGLFEYLNAGKRGATLDLTAPDGQEAARELLAGAHVLIENLAPGMLRASGLTASNLLQVSISPFGQTGPWRDRAATPLTMQAVSGWISARDPQRPPVQAGARISEYVAGAYAALGALTALRLDDSGRVVDVSEFESLLSTLPYPMLMSERMRSLGLPPNVRSAPMLGVVRAADGWVGINCLTGQHWLDVCAMLGLPEYGEHQIAIMLGGPERAEFFAAAEPLLVERTVADTVELCQAMRIPAAPVNDGATVLDCPQYAKRGFFIESGGFRRPGAPFRMSKTPAAQPRPAPRPGDRDRWSGRAESWSPATGSMPFAGLRVLDLSTFWAGAYLTCYLGAFGADIVKVESIQRPDGHRYSGAYPFEGEDWYERSALWQATNLNKKDLTLDLTSERGRDIARRLAADADVVVENFSPRVVEQFGLDYESLLAIKPDVIAVRMPGFGLEGPWRDYVGWALNIEQTSGMTAATGYPDGPPCNLQGPADPVVGVHAAVALLAALEHRRRTGEGQLIEIAQIEVAACVTAEPVIEYSMNGIVRPRSGNRMSGYLQGVYPTVDEDVWVALSLPDEGTLDHDTFDELVAGWTRTQSATAVVEGLRVQGIPAEQLATGDRMYDFAQLDARRFYEEFTHPVTGPRRYPGWPFRITPGPARHHRSGAPTLGRHNDEILRSLGLSDDDLAALRERRVIGERVLGG
- a CDS encoding aldehyde dehydrogenase family protein, coding for MAELPPTGLIDTYQLYIDGRWVEPEDGRYDDISPSTEQVIATAPDASVGQVSDAVDAARRAFDDGPWATMNAEQRGNCLSQLGDALLKYADDFFALSQVEWGCTANERMMQIDGAAFMSMHAAQLATQLADETVTGIGAGKTVLRRVPLGVVSVLTPWNFPHLLNVMKLNHALTAGNTVVLKPSPLTPLAGLALARIIDEHTDFPPGVINVVTPSGIEAAQLLTTDPRIDMVSFTGSTVVGRQVMSAAGDSMKRLLLELGGKSACIVLDDAEITDDMLQQMLFDCCSMHSGQACILQSRLLVPDSLHDDVVERLVALARAVQVGDPTDLDVQMGPLISDAQRGRVEAHVAAALRDGATLATGGGRPAGLDTGFYFEPTILTGVQPDSVIAQEEVFGPVLSVLRYRDDDDAVAIANNSSYGLSGSVWGGDVDRAVGVARRIRTGQVAVNGCGPGAAPFGGFKLSGLGREGGGLGGVYQYMEQMAIGVPA
- a CDS encoding cytochrome P450; protein product: MLTDAPLHSPDFYAGDPYPAYRELRATSPVHWNDVTKFWALLKYEDIRYVSSNPALFTSTKGISIPDPNVPNPVQEGNLIFTDPPRHRQMRKLINSGFTRRRVAVLEPKIREIVRGILDQVEPGSVHEFAEELAAPLPTRMIAELIGAPAEDWEQFRAWSDAATGTADPEIELDAFVAIGQLFEYFQKLIAVRRVEPRDDLLSVLAEAEIDEHRLTDEDLLNFSFLLLVAGNETTRNLIALGTLALIGHPDQCRLLIEDPTLIPGAVEEMLRWTSPVVSMSRVATADTEIRGQAIREGEVVTMLYGSANRDEDVFGADSEDFKVTRHPNPHIAFGCGEHSCIGAQLARLEATVFFQELLTRFPRLELVGDVDRMKATMVPGVKRMPVRLGV
- a CDS encoding acyl-CoA dehydrogenase family protein translates to MHLEYTPEQEQLRAEMRATLERVMTPERLAAIGDNIEGGPAVRDTVRALAQADLLGVGWPKEYGGRGFSAIEQFIFSEEARRVGAPIPLVTLNTVGPTLMQQGTEEQKQRFLPAILDGSVEFAIGYSEPGAGSDLASIRTTAVRDGDEYVINGQKMFTSGAAYADYIWLAVRTDPNVKKHKGISILIVPTSSPGFSWQPLHTMPGISTFYTFYDNVRVPVSALVGEENQGWQLITTQLNFERAALGNLGALEPLFEKTLRWATDTELDGARVIDQPWVQQALARVEAQVAAYKLVNLRVNAAMTKGVLNMGEASAAKVFGTELTQQVARQLLEVLDGNGIRRGAQAPLRGALESAYRQAVINTFGGGANEIQRDIIAMAGLGMPRAPRDLRATEKSGGTQ
- a CDS encoding FAS1-like dehydratase domain-containing protein codes for the protein MTDAELQAKVRALVGQPTGGTGKPQLAPDPVNQPMIRHWAYALADFNPVYLDPDFAATSRFGGIVSPPVMLQTWIMPSPKLEGIGDRGGAPMEIKSNPTAFLDEAGYTSTVATNSEFEIERYPRLGDVISSTAVYESVSDEKTTALGTGFFLTWLTTYTDQHGEVLGRQRFRVLRFKPAN
- a CDS encoding Zn-ribbon domain-containing OB-fold protein; this translates as MATRLPPTISADTEFFWNGLRDNKLLIQRCKGCGTLRHPPRPMCPHCRSLEWEAVESSGRGIVYSYVMPHEPKFPFFEYPYVVALVELEEGIRVVSNLTDIDPADVTVGMPVEVYFQSFDAAGEDLVLHQFRPSG